The Candidatus Goldiibacteriota bacterium HGW-Goldbacteria-1 genome includes a window with the following:
- a CDS encoding VapC toxin family PIN domain ribonuclease — translation MPLFDTDVLIDILRGKAGAKEAVLKYSGMENLISVITYGEILFGMREHEDEKTLMFLNAFKTVGVEKETAEIALDIKRRSKGHSLELYDCLIAAIAIKRNIPLITRNKKHYPDKRVRVITPEY, via the coding sequence ATGCCGTTATTTGATACGGATGTTTTAATTGATATCCTTCGTGGTAAGGCCGGGGCAAAAGAGGCCGTATTAAAATATTCCGGCATGGAAAACCTGATAAGCGTTATTACCTATGGTGAAATACTGTTTGGAATGAGAGAACATGAAGATGAAAAAACACTGATGTTTTTAAATGCTTTTAAAACGGTTGGTGTTGAAAAAGAGACAGCTGAAATTGCCCTTGATATAAAACGCAGGTCAAAAGGCCACTCTTTAGAGTTGTATGACTGCCTGATAGCCGCAATCGCAATAAAGAGAAATATACCCCTTATAACGCGTAATAAAAAGCATTATCCGGATAAAAGGGTAAGGGTTATAACTCCGGAATATTGA
- a CDS encoding polyketide cyclase: protein MKGGCMAHPGSNSFKHLVEKWAEAYNSHNADAIAELYHDDAVNTQIPYPSPVQGREGIRAVYKKTFQAFPDIRLEVEKLLENGDGAAIEWVFKGTMSGDFAGHPPTGRGFNMRGCEVFQFREGKIISQHGYWDKQTMFSQLGI from the coding sequence ATGAAAGGGGGTTGTATGGCACATCCGGGGAGTAATTCATTCAAACACCTTGTTGAAAAGTGGGCGGAGGCTTATAACAGCCATAATGCGGATGCCATCGCGGAGTTATACCATGATGATGCGGTCAATACGCAGATTCCTTACCCAAGCCCTGTACAGGGACGGGAAGGTATCCGGGCTGTATATAAAAAGACTTTTCAGGCTTTCCCTGATATCCGCCTTGAAGTTGAAAAACTGCTGGAAAACGGTGACGGGGCGGCGATTGAATGGGTATTCAAAGGCACAATGAGCGGTGATTTTGCGGGGCATCCGCCCACAGGCCGCGGTTTTAATATGCGCGGATGTGAAGTTTTTCAGTTTAGGGAAGGGAAGATTATTTCGCAGCACGGATACTGGGATAAACAGACGATGTTCAGCCAGCTGGGTATTTAA